The bacterium DNA window AGGACGGTCTGATCATCCCCGTGTGCAAACTGTACTCCGCCGGCGTGCTTCAACGGGAAATTCGTGAGTTTATCCTCGCGAACGTCCGCTACCCTAAGGAGGCATGGGGCGATCTGCAAAGTCAGATCGCCGCGTGTCGAACGGCGGAGGCGCGCCTGCGTTCGCTCGCAGACCGATACGGCTTGGAGGTTGTGCTGGACGGTTTCGATTACGCGATCGACCACGCCCGCGAGCGGTTCCTGGCGAAAATGGCGGCGATTCCAGACGGCGTGTATACCGCGATCGATTACATCGAAGACGACGGAGTGACGGACCGCGAATACCCCATCCGCGTCGCGGTCACGAAGCGCCCGGGGGGGTTTGTGGTGGATTTTGACGGCACCGCGCCGCAGGCCCCGACCCCGATCAATAGCAACTATTCGTGCACCTCAGCGGCGGTGTACGCCGGGATTATCGCCATCGTCGATCCGTTGACACCGATGAACGAGGGCGTCTTTAGCCTCATTGATGTACGCGCCCCTCGCGGGACTATCGTCAACGCCCAGTGGCCGGTGAGCGTGTTTGGGGACACGTTCGAAATGAGCAAGCGTGCCAGCGAGTTGATGTTTCGTGCGTTTGCTGACGCGGTCCCCGAACGCGTTGCGGCTGGGGGGTTCAGTTCCGGCAACAACATCTCCGCGCGGTGCGTGCGTGACGACGGAACGGACGACACGATGTGGTACTACTTCCAGGAGGGCGGCCAGGGCGCCCGGCTGCGCCAAGACGGCAACTCCGCTGTCTACCATTGGCACGGCACACCGACGAATCAGCCGATCGAGATTTGGGAGCATCGCTACCCTGTGCTCTTTAAGAAGTATGCACTGGTGGCCGATAGCGGCGGCGCGGGAACGCACCGCGGCGGCCTTGGGACGGTCCGCGAGGTGGAATGCCTATGGGATCATTTTGTGTCCGGGCTCGCTGATCGCCAGCGCATCGCGCCGTGGGGCCTTGCTGGAGGCTGCGACGCTAAGCCGAACCGATGGGCGGTTGTCTGGCAGGGCGAGGAGCGGCTGTTGAAAGACGCGTACGGACTGGCCAGCAACAGCAAGTTTTACGCGGTTCCTGTGAAGAAAGGCGCCGTGCTGGTGCTGGAATCGGGCGGTGGCGGTGGGTTTGGCGACCCGTTGAAACGAGACCGGGCCGCCGTTATCGCGGATCTACGCGAGGGCTACATTTCGTTCGAAAGCGCCCGGCGGGACTACGGCCTGGATAGCGATGACGCGGGCGTGAGTATTGTGCCGGACCGGAGCGCGCCGGCCGACACGCGGTCGGGAGGATCGAGGCCACTCGGGTCGGGGAGGCGCTCATGAAATACGATTCCGTCGTAAGGGGCGGCACGCTGGTCATTCCGTTTCAAGGCCTCGTCCCGGCCGACATTGGAATTCACGACGGCAAGATCGCCGGCATTGCCGAAGACATACCACTGTCTCGCGCGGACGCGGCGATCGACGCCCGGGGCCTCTACGTTTTTCCGGGCGTCGTGGACCCTCACACGCACATGGGCAACAACCTTCCGTTCATCGGTGATTTTCGAACGGAAACACTTTCGGCGGCGGCCGGCGGAGTCACGACATTCCTGGCATTGGTCAAACTGGATCAGTTTTCGCCCGGTGGATCGTATGTTGACGTCATCCCGGGCATCCTCAAAGATCTGGCGCCCGTCCTGTCGGTCGATGTGAGCCTCCATTGCCAGATCCCGGGAATGCGGCAGGCACTCGAGGCTGCCGAGACGCACGCGAAGCTCGGCCTGCAGTCGTTCAAGTTTTATACGGTGTACAAAGATCGCCAAATCGCCCCGGGCATCGACGACGGCATCGTCTTCGCCCTCCTACGAGCGATTGCGACCAGCGCGACCGGCGCGCTGCCGATGGTTCACGCTGAGGCTGAGGAGATTCTCAACGTGCTCAGCGCGGAGGTGCGTAGGGCGTGCCACCAGGGCATCGCCGCCTGGGATGAGGCTCGTCCACCTTTGGTAGAAGCCCACGCGCTCCTGCGGATTCTTGACTTGGCTGAGAGATTGCGGTGTCCGCTCTACGTCGTGCACGTCACCTCGGCAGACGCCCTCGAAGTTCTGAGGGCCTACCAAGCGAAAGGACTGCCGATTATCGGCGAAACCTGTACGCACTATCTGAGCCTCACCACCGATGCGCCGGGGACCGCCGCCAAGGTCAATCCGCCAATACGGTCACGGCCCCATGTCGAAGCCCTGTGGGATGGTATTCGAACGGGTGCACTGACCTGTCTCGGGACAGATCACTCGGCAAAGCTCTCGAGCATGAAGGGCGACGACGTCTGGACGGCGGTGGCGGCCTTTCCGGGCCTGGAAACGTCCCTGGCCGTTGTGCTGACCGAAGCGAAAAGGAGAGACGTCCCACTCGTCAGGATCGCGGAAATCGCCGCGGCCAATCCCGCGCGTGCGTTTGGGCTGGCGCCGCGAAAAGGACAAATGGTCATCGGCGGGGACGCCGATTTCGCGATCGTCGATTTGAACGCCGACCGTACCATACGAGCCGCGGACTTGCATTCGGCGGCCGATTTTACCCCATACGAAGGCATGCGCGTGACCGCCTGGCCTCTGACCACCGTCTTACGTGGGCGCGTCGTTTTCGATCGCGGCAAGTTCCTGGCGCACGGCCAGGGGAAATTTCTCCCCCGGTTTCCGGCAACGGCACAAACTCAGGCGCACGCGAATTCGAAGTCCGAGGCCCCGGCAAACCCTGCCGCCCGCCGGGCCGCATCCATGCTTCACGGCTAGGCGAGGGCCGATACGGACAACCGCGCCGCCTGCGAGGAGGCTCTCTCAATGACACGGTCATCCACAGCGTTGCGCCAGCTGCTGAAGCGCCCTGGAATCATTCATATTCCGATCGCCTACGATGCGTTGACGGCTCGCATCGCCGAGCGAGTGGGGTTCCAGTGCATCAACCTCGGGGCCTACTCGCTGGGTGCAAGTCTGTGTGTCCCGGAGCCACTGCTATGTCTGGAAGACGCCGTTGGTGCCGCCAGCCGCATTACCGCTGCCGTCACGATCCCGTTATTGATCGATGCGGGCGCGGGTTATGGCGAACCGGCCCACATCGTCCGAACGGTTCGTGAGTTCGAACGGGCAGGCGTGGCCGGCATCCGAATCGAAGACCAGGTGTTTCCGAAGCGCGTCCACTATCATAAGGGCATCGAGCATCTTGTCCCGCCCGAGGTGTTGTGCGATAAGCTCCGCTATGCGCTGAAGGCTCGGACAGACCCGGATTTTCTCATCGGGGCTCGTACCGATGCCATGCTGACGTACGGGTTCGCCGAGGGTATCAGAAGAGCGAATTTGTATCTGGAGGCCGGCGCGGACTTCGTGGCCGTGTTCCCCAATAACCTCGAAGAAGCGCGCAAGGCCCCGCGAGAGATCAATGGACACGTGACATACATCAACAGCGAAGGTAACCGGCTCGGGAGACCGATTCTACCGTTGAGTGACTTGGAATCGATGGGCTACAAAATGGCGAACGACGCCATTAGCGCTATCAACGTTGCCGCGAAATCCGTGAAAGACCTGTTTGAAACGCTCAAGAGGACAGGGCGAACAGGCATGGATCAGGCCACTTTTATTCCGGTCCGAAAGGAAATCGAAGACACGATAGGGTTGGACGAGTACTATCGTATCGAAGAAGAAACGGTCGAGAACGGTAGAGAGAGGTAGCGGCGGCCTCGTCCATTCGCTCCATCGGCGGTCCTGATCGCGCCGGGACTATACAGAGGGGTATTCGGGCCGGGGTGGAGGAGGCGCATCTTAGGTGCGCACGGGCCGATGATATCGCCCGCCCGGGAGTGATTCTCGAGCAGATCTTCGAGGCAATCCGAAGAGCGCGGGTGATTGTGGCGGATCTGAGTGGCAAGAACCCGAACGTCATGTTGGAAGTGGGCTGTGCGCTATGCGCGGCGAAACCTATCGTATTCGTGACCCAGGACGAGCCTCACACCTTGCCCTTCGATACGCGACACTACCGCACGCAAGAATACCAAGCGACGCCCGAGGGGCTTGCGAGCTTGCGCCGCCGGGTGACGACCAGTTTGGGCGCGATCTTAGAGGAGCCATACGAAGACGGGCACGCCAATGCGCCTGCGCCGTGCAACTCCAGCAGCTGCTTCACCGTCCTGCCTCCCAGCATAGGTGAGATCGTCACCTCCCGACCTGAACAGGTCGGGAGAGTAACTTTGCTGGGGGTGGGTTGTATATTGACCGCAGTCCTTCGAAGAGGGACAGGACAGGGAGAACGGATGGAATGAGGAAGGGTCCTCCCTGCGGGCCAGCATGGCGCGGTAGTGGGTGAGGAGCCTATAGGCTGCCTCGAAAGTGACAATGCGATGTCCCCGGGGAGGACCCGATTAGGGGAATTGGGGCGCGCGTAGCGCGGCCCCGGATGACAAACACGCAACGCTGGGCCCGGGGATGCGAACCCGGCTGCCATCGCTCGGTTCGACATTGCGATGGGAGGGATGTGCGTGCTCGGGCACAGCATCGGCATCGATCTCAGCATCAACGGCGCTCATGACTGCACCGTCCTCGACGCAATGGGCCAGCCGGTGCAGCGCTTCACCTTCGATTCCTCATCAGTGGGTATGCAGAAGCTCGAGCAACATGTCTGCGGGAACGACTCATCACCCGGCACACCGGTCGTGGTCATGGAACCCACCGGATTAGCCTGGTTTCTCCCCAGCCTCTACTTGCGGGCCACACATCCCAACGTCAAAGTCGTCCGCATCAAGACCAGTAAGGTCGCTGCTCTGCGGCGATACTTGAAGCGGGACGCGAAGTCCGATCGCCTCGATTCGCTCACGTTGGCTAAGATGCCGCTGGTCGATCCCGAGGAACTGTACGCCGTCGACCTCCCGCCGGCGGCACTTCAGGGATTAGATCGGATGACGCGCCAGCGTGCGCGCTTGGTCGAGAGTCTGACAGGCCGGAAGAACCGTCTCCAAGCGCTGCTGCGCGGATATTTGCCTGGTCTCATGGACGTGCTGGGCAAACCCTGGGAGTCGCTCTTTCGTGCGGTGCTGACCGTCGCCTTGAATCCTTTCGCCCTTGCTGGTCAGAACGCGACAGTGCTGCGGAAAGCCTTGCTGGATAAGCTTTCGCGCGGTGCGCTCCCCGATCGGCTCGCCCCGCGGTTCCTCACAGCATGCGAACAGCTCACGCGGCTCTATCGCCCGATTATCGATGCCGGGCTCTTGACCGAGAGCTTCTTCGATGATGTCCGGGACGAGCTGACGCGGGAACTGCGGCTGATGGATGTGGAAGTGCAGGAGCTGGAGGATCTCGAGTCCGCCATCGCTCGGCGGTACCGGAAGGTGGCACCTGAGGACCGTTTAGGCACGCTCAAGGGACTGGGCGCCGTCACGGCGCCCACACTCCTGGCGGCCGTCGGCACCCCTCAGCGCTTCCGCAGCCAAGCGGCCTTCCGCGGATGGACGGGCGTTGTGCCGCATGCGCGACAATCCGCCGACAGCGACGCGAAGGGACTGACGATGACCAAAGCCGGCCCGCGGCGCGTGAAGCTCGCACTCTACCAAGCGGCCGAGATTGCCCGGCGCTGGGATCCGCAACTGGCCAAGATCTATTACGATCAGATGGTCCATCGGGGGAAGCCCCACTACAAGGCGATCGGGGCTGTGATGAGTCATCTCGCCTCGCGCATCCACGCAGTGCTCACCGAGCAGCGCGACTACGTCCTTCGAGACGTGGGTGGGCACGAGGTGACTGCGCAAGAAGCGCGGGCGATCATTCTGACAAGATATCGGGTGCCGGCAGAAGTCAGAGCGGAACGGCGCACAAACAGAAGGAGGAAGCCCGACGTCTCGATAGGTGCTCACCGAGGCAGCGCGAAGCGCTCCTCACAGAGATCGTCCGCTTCCTCCCAAATCGATTCTACCGAGTCCCGCGCATCCGATCAACCAAAGGCTCCGATGATCGCAGAGGGTGCCCGGCGCTGCGGGGGGCTTGACACGAATTAGGGAATGTCACTTTCAGTCCGGCGATCTGGGTCAGTTTATCACCGGCGCTGACACTGCTGAAGGGCGGCGAGAAATACGTACGATATACTCGCCTCACCGTTCTCGGAAAACGAGATCAAGCCATCGCCTCAACTCCATCGATGTCACCCTGGTCTCCGAGTCCCACGAAAACAGCGGATTCCACTGGATTCGGACATCTAGGCTGGAGCGACCCCGAACGCGCGTTCAACGCGTATGACGCACCACTCAGGTCGGCCAAATCGCTGCGGCCGGAGCGACAGCCGACGCCCCGCCACTCCAGAAAGTGGATCACCCCTTTCTGAGTGGCATAGCTGGTTCAAGGCGCGACGCCGCGGTTCCTGCCCCTGTGCGATCTTGGCGTGGGGTTTGCGCATTGATTCTCCGCGCAGCGCATTCTTATGCACGGTGTGGACGATGGTCGAGCAGCGTCTCGGCAACCTGCAGATCGGGAATCGCCGTGCCAAGAGCCTATCGGAAGGATCAGTGTTGCCAGAAAGAAGGATCGGCTAGGCGGAAAGTCGAATACAGTACCGTATACATTTCAGTATACAAATGCCTAAGGATAGACAAAAATTGAACCATTTGACAGGAACGGTGACGAGGGACAGCTTCCGCAAGGCGGTCGGCACACTGCGCCGATACACGCCTGGAAGCGCCGAGCAGCGGCCGGCTTTTGAGTACCGCCTTTCGGACCGGCGGAATCGGGAGTGGCAGCGCGACGCGGCCGTGCGTGGCCCGCGGCCAACGAGCGAAGCAGGGCCCTCTACGCGACTCGCTCGGGATTTCGGGACGATCCTCGGTCTCCAGGGAGCCATTCGCACCGGCCGAGTCCGAGCAGAGGCCGCCGTATCGGCGGTTCTAGAAAACATCCGAACGTACAATCACATC harbors:
- a CDS encoding IS110 family transposase, whose amino-acid sequence is MLGHSIGIDLSINGAHDCTVLDAMGQPVQRFTFDSSSVGMQKLEQHVCGNDSSPGTPVVVMEPTGLAWFLPSLYLRATHPNVKVVRIKTSKVAALRRYLKRDAKSDRLDSLTLAKMPLVDPEELYAVDLPPAALQGLDRMTRQRARLVESLTGRKNRLQALLRGYLPGLMDVLGKPWESLFRAVLTVALNPFALAGQNATVLRKALLDKLSRGALPDRLAPRFLTACEQLTRLYRPIIDAGLLTESFFDDVRDELTRELRLMDVEVQELEDLESAIARRYRKVAPEDRLGTLKGLGAVTAPTLLAAVGTPQRFRSQAAFRGWTGVVPHARQSADSDAKGLTMTKAGPRRVKLALYQAAEIARRWDPQLAKIYYDQMVHRGKPHYKAIGAVMSHLASRIHAVLTEQRDYVLRDVGGHEVTAQEARAIILTRYRVPAEVRAERRTNRRRKPDVSIGAHRGSAKRSSQRSSASSQIDSTESRASDQPKAPMIAEGARRCGGLDTN
- a CDS encoding hydantoinase B/oxoprolinase family protein; this translates as MSGGRTAGDPFTKEIVSSYLTSTVHEMVKTTARAAYSPTFSEGLDFSCALFDVSGRMVTQAAGLGVHLGALRPVMRKIFETYDDFAEGDVLLTNDPYTATHQADIVVARPVYYTGRFVGFAVNIGHWNDIGGMAAGGCCGTSTHVVQDGLIIPVCKLYSAGVLQREIREFILANVRYPKEAWGDLQSQIAACRTAEARLRSLADRYGLEVVLDGFDYAIDHARERFLAKMAAIPDGVYTAIDYIEDDGVTDREYPIRVAVTKRPGGFVVDFDGTAPQAPTPINSNYSCTSAAVYAGIIAIVDPLTPMNEGVFSLIDVRAPRGTIVNAQWPVSVFGDTFEMSKRASELMFRAFADAVPERVAAGGFSSGNNISARCVRDDGTDDTMWYYFQEGGQGARLRQDGNSAVYHWHGTPTNQPIEIWEHRYPVLFKKYALVADSGGAGTHRGGLGTVREVECLWDHFVSGLADRQRIAPWGLAGGCDAKPNRWAVVWQGEERLLKDAYGLASNSKFYAVPVKKGAVLVLESGGGGGFGDPLKRDRAAVIADLREGYISFESARRDYGLDSDDAGVSIVPDRSAPADTRSGGSRPLGSGRRS
- a CDS encoding amidohydrolase family protein codes for the protein MKYDSVVRGGTLVIPFQGLVPADIGIHDGKIAGIAEDIPLSRADAAIDARGLYVFPGVVDPHTHMGNNLPFIGDFRTETLSAAAGGVTTFLALVKLDQFSPGGSYVDVIPGILKDLAPVLSVDVSLHCQIPGMRQALEAAETHAKLGLQSFKFYTVYKDRQIAPGIDDGIVFALLRAIATSATGALPMVHAEAEEILNVLSAEVRRACHQGIAAWDEARPPLVEAHALLRILDLAERLRCPLYVVHVTSADALEVLRAYQAKGLPIIGETCTHYLSLTTDAPGTAAKVNPPIRSRPHVEALWDGIRTGALTCLGTDHSAKLSSMKGDDVWTAVAAFPGLETSLAVVLTEAKRRDVPLVRIAEIAAANPARAFGLAPRKGQMVIGGDADFAIVDLNADRTIRAADLHSAADFTPYEGMRVTAWPLTTVLRGRVVFDRGKFLAHGQGKFLPRFPATAQTQAHANSKSEAPANPAARRAASMLHG
- a CDS encoding isocitrate lyase/PEP mutase family protein, with protein sequence MTRSSTALRQLLKRPGIIHIPIAYDALTARIAERVGFQCINLGAYSLGASLCVPEPLLCLEDAVGAASRITAAVTIPLLIDAGAGYGEPAHIVRTVREFERAGVAGIRIEDQVFPKRVHYHKGIEHLVPPEVLCDKLRYALKARTDPDFLIGARTDAMLTYGFAEGIRRANLYLEAGADFVAVFPNNLEEARKAPREINGHVTYINSEGNRLGRPILPLSDLESMGYKMANDAISAINVAAKSVKDLFETLKRTGRTGMDQATFIPVRKEIEDTIGLDEYYRIEEETVENGRER